One Oharaeibacter diazotrophicus DNA window includes the following coding sequences:
- a CDS encoding RrF2 family transcriptional regulator, with protein MLTNKGKYGLKALVDLARLEPGNTAFIVDIAKRNSIPKKFLDAILLDLRKAGILRSKKGPGGGYALAKPASEISIGHVVRVLDGPLAPIRCASRTAFEPCTDCADPAACEVRRSMSRVRDAIADILDNMTLAEMAAAGPAGVEQLAPDGGTGSSAG; from the coding sequence ATGCTGACGAACAAGGGCAAGTACGGTCTGAAGGCGCTGGTCGACTTGGCGCGTCTCGAACCCGGCAACACCGCCTTCATCGTCGACATCGCCAAGCGCAACTCCATACCGAAGAAGTTCCTCGACGCGATCCTGCTCGACCTGCGCAAGGCCGGGATCCTGCGCTCGAAGAAGGGACCCGGCGGCGGTTACGCGCTGGCGAAGCCGGCTTCGGAGATCAGCATCGGCCATGTCGTCCGCGTGCTCGACGGTCCGCTCGCGCCGATCCGCTGCGCCAGCCGCACCGCCTTCGAGCCCTGCACCGACTGCGCCGACCCCGCCGCCTGCGAGGTCCGGCGCTCGATGAGCCGCGTGCGCGACGCCATCGCCGACATCCTCGACAACATGACGCTCGCGGAGATGGCGGCAGCCGGCCCGGCGGGCGTCGAGCAGCTCGCGCCGGACGGCGGGACAGGCTCGTCCGCCGGCTAG